AGTTAGAAATGAAGAGAAATTGTGAGCACATAGGTCtattttgtttctcaccaaaGATGGTGAGATTTGTGATAAACAATATTTCTTTGGTGTCTCACCAAATCCCTCCATCCAAACGGACTGTTTCCTCCCTCCTTTCCACAATGATAAGGAAATTCTCAACTTACTAATATAAGCCAGGTTCAAACCTACATTATTGAAGGGCTTCTGGCCCTTGTTCTACCACTCATCCCAAACTTAAAGAGGCGGAAAACTAAACTAGGAAAATTGCACGAGGCAAATGGATGGAGACTGATACCAGTATCAAATCAGCAGCTGGCAAAAATTCAACTTGATGGGTCACAAAAATCACGGTCTTCGCAGCTAGCGCTGTCTGTATGTATTCCTGCAGTTCCATATCATATGTTCAGCCAAACTCTGACCAATTATACTGTACCACAGAATACACAATAAGGAGTACTAACCTTGAACAATTCAGATCCTGTGTGTGCATCAACAGCACTGAAGGGATCATCGAGTAGATAAACGTCTGCATCTTGATAAAGGGCTCTAGCAAGCTGCACACGTTGCTTCTGGCCACCACTCAAATTTATACCTCTATCGCCAATGATGGTCTGATCTCCATGGGAGAAAAGCTCCAGATCTTTTTTTAGTGAACAGGCATGGATGACATTCTTGTACTTGGCCTTATCCATTTGACCACCAAAAAGTATGTTTTCTTCTATATTTCCCGATTGTATCCAAGCTGATTGAGGGACATAAGCAGCAGAACCACATACTCTAACCTAAGCAGACGcacaaaaagaaaacttatattGTGAACTGTAGTCCCAGCAAGGAACaaaatttcctttcctttcaacTCGAAGTGGCAAAAAGTTTCTATGTCCTAGCCAACTGAAACAAAACACTAGTGGAACAAGAAGTTCCAATCTTTCCACCGAAACAGAGTGTAATGCTATGTAATGTACCGGATCATTGAGATGTTTCAGATTCAACAACTATTACAGGAATCCAACAATTATCAATCTCTTACATTTCCATTTAGCTTTGACATTCCTTTAATGTTTCCGAAAACGTTTCTCTTTCCTAGCTGACTGAACAATATAGCGAAAGGAAATTTTGATCCTTGAGTCCCAGAGAAAAACAAGGTGACAAAGACAACAGAGAAGTTCAAagctaaaaaacaaaacttacTTCGCCAGAGATTTTTGGAATCTCACCAAGAATGCAAGAAAGAAAGCTCGATTTCCCAGAACCAACCACGCCACACACAGCCACACACATACCCCTCTCCACCTTCATTTGGATGCCCGATAAGGTTGGATTCTCAGAAGAAGGGTCCCAACCGAATTCCCCATCCTCAATTTCTATTGCCACATTGGTGATGCCTCTTGGTACAACAATGGTTGCATCCTCCTGCAACTCTTCCTCCTGCAGGAATACCGATATCCTGTCAAGAGACACTTTTGTCTGAGCCATCATCGAAACCAAATCAGGAAAATTTCTAAGGGGTTCTTGTAGGATCCTGAAAGTAGCAAGAGCTGAAAGAACAGCACCTGCTGTAAGCTCACCTCCCAATAATATGGAAGTACCAAAAGTGACAGCTGAAACAAAAATAGGGGAGCTCCAAAAAAAGAATGTTATAAAAGCCTGAGAGTAAAGAGCTTTCCGAAGCCATTTAAACTCGACATTCCTCATTTCTTCTAGCTTCACTCGGTACCTATCCTCCCAAGCTTGAAGCTTGAGAATCCTCATGTTCCTAAGACACTCGGAAGTCTTCCTCATCCTGTCGTCTTTGGCAGCCATTAAATTGTCTTGATAAGTTTCCTGAACTCTTGCCAATGGAACTGTCACAAGAATGGAGATAATGGTGGCGATCAAAGTCGCAACGCTGGCAATCCCAACATTCTTATACAGAATAGCAAGAGCAAGAATTATTTGCAAAGGAAGCATCCAAATGTCATGGAGATACCAAGAGTAGTCCCCTACTCTCTGAACATCAACTGCCATGTAATTCACAATCTCGCCACTAGTGTGACTTTGCTTGGCCACACTTGAGAGTTTGAGTCCCTTACGATACACCATAGCCGTCAGAGCGGATCTCACATGCATACCCAAAATGTCAACTCCAAGATACCACTGCCTAGTTGTTAAGGTCTCCACCAACTTTGATGTGAAGAATATTCCGGCAAGAATATAACCTTCATGGGGAAAAGTTTCATTTCCCCCTAAGTAATCCACAAAGTAGCTAATCATGTATGGACCCACATAAGAAACAAGAGTAGTCAAGCCAGCAAAAATGGCATTACGAGCTGCCTCCTTCCAGAAAGACTTGAGGATAGCCCAACCTAAAGAAGGCTGTTTCTGAGGATTTTCAGCTTTCAACTTCTCCCAATTCACATTCAAAATCTTATAGTTTGCCTTGGACCGATCTTTCGGTGCAAGGAGTGGAATGTCCTTAAGCTCAAGTGGTCTCCTCGCTCCAAGTGAAAGAATTGGGTTCAACCAAGAAAGTGTGACCAAACTAAATAACCCTGCTTCATTATAAGTAGTTACATTAAGACAccctacttcttcttcttcttctggaagCAATGGCTCTTGAAGATCAGAGTTTCTAAATATTTGTATACCGGTGACACCTCTAATTGCTACGAAACATAGGAAAGCAAGGGCCGGGGTGGCGGCCCAGTTCTCCAAAACATGAGAATTCAAGTTCTTTGAACCTCCCGTTATCATTTGCTTCCCGTCAACATACGAAGTACACAAACAAGTGATAAAGGACACAACCCACCAAACCCTCAACAAAAGTGGGTATTTCTCAGAGGCCCTGAATTTACAGCCAAGGGCTGAAAAACTCAGGACGGACCAAGCTAAACCCTGAGATGCAGGCAAAACTGGAAGGACCCAATTCGTGAATGTACTACCCTTCCCATCTCTTATTAAACCAACACCATCAAACGCTAAAACCATTACTTGCAAAAACAGCACATAGAAGCAACAAAAGACTGAAGCTTTGTATCCAGTACCAATTTCTCTAATCTGAATTTCACAGTCAGTAGTGTTGCGAGCTGAGATTGAAGCTGTGTTTGAATTGAAAGACTCCTTAAAAGTTTGAATTCGACCAACACGTGTGTGTATCAGTCGAGCTGCTACAGTGAAGAGGAAAACTAGGAGCAATGTCAAGTTTATGCAAATTGAGGCTAGTTCCAACGTGGGTAAGCCCAGAAAGGGATTTTTACTGAAGAAGAGGCTCGTACCCATGATAGGTATCAGTCTTGAAATGGGTTAGTTTGCGAAGTTTGTGATTGTTTAGGTGAGGGAGATGGAATCGTTATTAAGGGCATTTCCCCGTTCTAAATGGTTTTGTTGTGATCAGTTGCGCGTCAATGATTAAACGAGTGGTGCCAAGTCGCATGGAGGAAAAGACAAATAGGTGTGCAGGGTACTCGTCGGGTAGAGAATCTGCAGACACATTGCACATGCAAACAAActgaattttctctctctacactctttatctctctctctctctatgttatctaaagagagagaagtggacaAAGGGAGGGTGAAattgagtgcaattttgtttatCTATGTAAAAGAACGTGAACATTACCCTAAAAGAAGATGAACATTACTCTAAAAGAAGGTAAGCATTACTatgtaatacatttttttgataaacatgacATTATTTTATGATGAAATCCATgtcattttaaccaataaaaaatatggtaataTTCACTCTTTTTGAACGGTGGtcgaacaaaactcaactcggtGAAATGGAAATCTTAAAAGGAAAACCCAATACGGGAAAATCCAAGAAGACTGACCTGGGTATCCGACCTGGGTATGGGTTTTTCCCGTAGAAAATGGGTATGCGAGCCGATGGAGATTGCCGAGGCAAATtatgctagagagagagagaggaagagtaGCAGCACTTAAAAAGCtgctatgagagagagaatatgtacAAAACCCACTGTACTATCAGTTCAGGTCGGTATGTATGCACATGCAGCTTGTGGTGGTGATAAGTGCGCTGGactaagagagagaaaatgagagagtaTAGGAGATAAACTTCTTTCCGGTTGAGGTGTAAACAAGGAGTTTACACCGTACACCGCCGCCGTGCGCGGGCCACATCAACACTTTATTACAAtaatttgaattgttcattttgtaagacCCATAAAACAGTATATATgagcaaaaaatcagcttgactCAATATCAATAAGtccatcaaaaattaaatttggtctataaaaaattaaattttggtttataaaatcaaCAACCTAgattttgtcaataatttttaagttaaaatgatTCAAGTTGTTGATTTTATAAAtcagaatttaatttttttgatatatctatcgatattgggtcaaactaattttttgtatatatacactaacgattcagattattgtaataaaatatcgATGAGACCCACACATAGCGACGGTGTAAACTCCAAATTTACATCTCAACCTAAAATAAGTTTATctcgagagggagagggagaggataGGAGATGCTCCATAAACAGCGGTAGCCCCAAGGTTTATACTTCA
The sequence above is a segment of the Rhododendron vialii isolate Sample 1 chromosome 13a, ASM3025357v1 genome. Coding sequences within it:
- the LOC131313217 gene encoding ABC transporter C family member 5-like isoform X1; the protein is MGTSLFFSKNPFLGLPTLELASICINLTLLLVFLFTVAARLIHTRVGRIQTFKESFNSNTASISARNTTDCEIQIREIGTGYKASVFCCFYVLFLQVMVLAFDGVGLIRDGKGSTFTNWVLPVLPASQGLAWSVLSFSALGCKFRASEKYPLLLRVWWVVSFITCLCTSYVDGKQMITGGSKNLNSHVLENWAATPALAFLCFVAIRGVTGIQIFRNSDLQEPLLPEEEEEVGCLNVTTYNEAGLFSLVTLSWLNPILSLGARRPLELKDIPLLAPKDRSKANYKILNVNWEKLKAENPQKQPSLGWAILKSFWKEAARNAIFAGLTTLVSYVGPYMISYFVDYLGGNETFPHEGYILAGIFFTSKLVETLTTRQWYLGVDILGMHVRSALTAMVYRKGLKLSSVAKQSHTSGEIVNYMAVDVQRVGDYSWYLHDIWMLPLQIILALAILYKNVGIASVATLIATIISILVTVPLARVQETYQDNLMAAKDDRMRKTSECLRNMRILKLQAWEDRYRVKLEEMRNVEFKWLRKALYSQAFITFFFWSSPIFVSAVTFGTSILLGGELTAGAVLSALATFRILQEPLRNFPDLVSMMAQTKVSLDRISVFLQEEELQEDATIVVPRGITNVAIEIEDGEFGWDPSSENPTLSGIQMKVERGMCVAVCGVVGSGKSSFLSCILGEIPKISGEVRVCGSAAYVPQSAWIQSGNIEENILFGGQMDKAKYKNVIHACSLKKDLELFSHGDQTIIGDRGINLSGGQKQRVQLARALYQDADVYLLDDPFSAVDAHTGSELFKEYIQTALAAKTVIFVTHQVEFLPAADLILVLKEGRIIQAGKYDDLLQAGTDFKTLVSAHHEAIESMDIPNHSSEKSDESHLCNGSTILITKRDSAGKKIDSSVKEVQEGVSTSESKAIKEKKKAKRSKKKQLVQEEERERGRVSMNMYLSYMAAAYRGLFIPLIILAQTLFQLLQIASNWWMAWANPQTPGDKPRASSMVLLVVYMSLAFGSSLFILVRALLVATFGLAAAQKLFLKMLVSVFRAPMSFFDSTPAGRILNRVSIDQSVVDLDIPFRLGGFASTTIQLIGIVGVMTKVTWQIVLLVVPMAIACLWMQKYYMASSRELVRIVSIQKSPIIHLFGESIAGAATIRGFGQEKRFMKRNLYLLDCFARPFFYSIAAIEWLCLRMELLSTFVFAFCMVLLVSFPHGSIDPSMAGLAVTYGLNLNARLSRWILSLCKLENRIISIERIHQYCQIPSEAPPIVENSRPPLSWPESGTIELIDLTVRYKENLPVVLHGITCKFPGGMKIGIVGRTGSGKSTLIQALFRLIEPAAGNIIIDNINISTIGLHDLRSRLSIIPQDPTLFEGTIRCNLDPLQEHSDKEIWQALDKSQLGEVVRQKEQKLDTPVLENGDNWSVGQRQLVSLGRALLKQARILVLDEATASVDSATDNLIQKIIRTEFRDCTVCTIAHRIPTVIDSDLVLVLSDGRVAEYDTPARLLEDKSSMFLKLVSEYSSRSSGIPYF
- the LOC131313217 gene encoding ABC transporter C family member 5-like isoform X2, giving the protein MGTSLFFSKNPFLGLPTLELASICINLTLLLVFLFTVAARLIHTRVGRIQTFKESFNSNTASISARNTTDCEIQIREIGTGYKASVFCCFYVLFLQVMVLAFDGVGLIRDGKGSTFTNWVLPVLPASQGLAWSVLSFSALGCKFRASEKYPLLLRVWWVVSFITCLCTSYVDGKQMITGGSKNLNSHVLENWAATPALAFLCFVAIRGVTGIQIFRNSDLQEPLLPEEEEEVGCLNVTTYNEAGLFSLVTLSWLNPILSLGARRPLELKDIPLLAPKDRSKANYKILNVNWEKLKAENPQKQPSLGWAILKSFWKEAARNAIFAGLTTLVSYVGPYMISYFVDYLGGNETFPHEGYILAGIFFTSKLVETLTTRQWYLGVDILGMHVRSALTAMVYRKGLKLSSVAKQSHTSGEIVNYMAVDVQRVGDYSWYLHDIWMLPLQIILALAILYKNVGIASVATLIATIISILVTVPLARVQETYQDNLMAAKDDRMRKTSECLRNMRILKLQAWEDRYRVKLEEMRNVEFKWLRKALYSQAFITFFFWSSPIFVSAVTFGTSILLGGELTAGAVLSALATFRILQEPLRNFPDLVSMMAQTKVSLDRISVFLQEEELQEDATIVVPRGITNVAIEIEDGEFGWDPSSENPTLSGIQMKVERGMCVAVCGVVGSGKSSFLSCILGEIPKISGEVRVCGSAAYVPQSAWIQSGNIEENILFGGQMDKAKYKNVIHACSLKKDLELFSHGDQTIIGDRGINLSGGQKQRVQLARALYQDADVYLLDDPFSAVDAHTGSELFKEYIQTALAAKTVIFVTHQVEFLPAADLILVLKEGRIIQAGKYDDLLQAGTDFKTLVSAHHEAIESMDIPNHSSEKSDESHLCNGSTILITKRDSAGKKIDSSVKEVQEGVSTSESKAIKEKKKAKRSKKKQLVQEEERERGRVSMNMYLSYMAAAYRGLFIPLIILAQTLFQLLQIASNWWMAWANPQTPGDKPRASSMVLLVVYMSLAFGSSLFILVRALLVATFGLAAAQKLFLKMLVSVFRAPMSFFDSTPAGRILNRVSIDQSVVDLDIPFRLGGFASTTIQLIGIVGVMTKVTWQIVLLVVPMAIACLWMQKYYMASSRELVRIVSIQKSPIIHLFGESIAGAATIRGFGQEKRFMKRNLYLLDCFARPFFYSIAAIEWLCLRMELLSTFVFAFCMVLLVSFPHGSIDPSMAGLAVTYGLNLNARLSRWILSLCKLENRIISIERIHQYCQIPSEAPPIVENSRPPLSWPESGTIELIDLTVRYKENLPVVLHGITCKFPGGMKIGIVGRTGSGKSTLIQALFRLIEPAAGNIIIDNINISTIGLHDLRSRLSIIPQDPTLFEGTIRCNLDPLQEHSDKEIWQALDKSQLGEVVRQKEQKLDTPGRVAEYDTPARLLEDKSSMFLKLVSEYSSRSSGIPYF